In the Candidatus Poribacteria bacterium genome, TGCTATTGCAGTCGTTGCCATCCCTGGAGAACGTTTTACAAAGGCAGTCGCCAATAAAGCAATTCAGTTGATCTATGAAGGCGCTGAAGGTCAGATTACCGAGGGAACAGTGCTCAATATTGAAGGTGTTACGGCATTTGATGCAAAAAATAACCTTGTGCTTCTAAAAGTTGCCGAGACGGGTGCTCCCCTTCCCCTCGAAAACAGTGATAACGTTCAGATAGGCGAGAAAGTTTATACATTAGGGTATCAAGACGACTTCAGATATAAGGGGACCGCTGGCACTCTTGAGAGCAGATACAAAGATGACAAATGGATGCAAATAAAAACCGGGTTCTCGTCTGGGAACGGTGGGGCTCCTCTTCTAAACAGCGAGAGCGAAGTTGTGGGTGTGGCTGCTTATGGTACAGGGTCTGTATCGGGCGGCGATTCTGTAACGATTGCGACTGCCATATCTTCAAACGTGCTTAAGGAATTGCTTGCGCATTCCGGAGAAGTCATACCTTTGGATCGGTTTCAGAAGCATTCACGGGTCCATGCCTATGCTTTAGAAGCACGAGCAACCGACAAGGCGGAACTCTATGACAATAGCGGTGCAATAAAAAACTATAACGCTGCCTTGAAACTTAACCCGGATTTGGTTGAAATCTATTCCAGACGGGGCATCGTGAAAACCCGTATTGGTGATATGAGGGGTGCACTCAGGGACTTCGATAAAATGCTCAGGATTAATCCTGCACATATCTTCGCCTATAACAATCGGGCATCTGCGAAAGTCCATCTTGAAGATGCACAGGGGGCACTCGATGACATCCATACAGCGATTGCGCTTGACCCTGAGTATGTATTGGCGTATGTGAATCTGGGTGGCATAAACTTCCAGATGGCTATAACGAAGACAGAGGCGGAAGATTTTGTTGAGGCAGCGCAATACTTTCAAGAAGCAATTGCCGCTTATACAAAAGCACTTCGGTTAGATCGGAAAAATTCTGTAGCCCGCCAACATCTGCGAGATGCGAAGCGTAGGCTCCTGTTATTAAAAATCTTGGCGGGATAGCGTAGCGGGGGGTGATCCTGTCTGCCGTGCTACCAGCAGGGCTACTCTTCGGTTAACTATTGAAGACTATAGAGATAACACGAGTTCGATAAAAGTGGGATGTCGGGTTTCGCTACCGCTATTGACCTACAAGCGGGTTCCTTGAAAAGGGGATATGCGTCCAAAGGACGGGTTTCTGGGACTATTTACCGCTCTACCCGACCTACAGATTTATTTTCGAGTTCACGTTAGAGATATGAAAATTTCATAGTATTTCATAGTAAACGTCTGAAAAAGGGGCTTTGTAACCCTTTCAAAACATAGGTGTGGTATGGGATGAGCACCATTTGGAGGACATCGCATCTTTTGGCGTTTACTATGAAAGTTTAAAATTGGGACTCGATTCGACCCTCTGAGAACCCAGTCCCGGTATGGGTTTAGAGCCATTTTGGGAATTTCGTGGTTTTGGGGTTATGATGAAAAGGTTTTTTGTTGAAATAAGTATAACATATTGGTGAATTCCCCGTTAAAATGTTATACCAGTGTAACATTTGGTAGGTAAGGACGATCCGCAGAAAACGTAGTGGTCGTAAGGGTTGATGGGCGTTTTTTTTCGGTCTCTCCATTGTGAAAAAAAATAATTTGGCGGAAAGTGTAACATTTTTCTCATGTTCTTTCTGATGTGATGTGTGTATCGTCTGAATCGCGGATTAAGGTACGTAAAGTTCCAAGTTGCCAGATAAAAGTATTATAGCACGTAAAGCACAATGTATCAAGACGAATTTTCAAATCCTCACACTTCGGCTCTCACATCTTGATGGGCACCCTTAATCAGTCTAATTCCCGCATGGGAATTTCATAGAGGACTGTAGGTGTTTGTTGTCTGAATCGCGGAAAATACGAAATGAACCGGATCCGCACCACTTTTCCGTTTTCTCGGAACGACATGTGTATAGTGCTCCAGCGATTTTTCGATTGAAAATTGATAGATTATAGGGTATAATAAATAAAACGCTCACTTGATTTATTGTTATGCCGTCTCTGGAAAAGAAGCGTATCAATTTTTATCGTCGATTATGTAAAAATGTCCAGGAAGGATTAACGAGGGGATATAAACATGGCAAAACAGATTGCACTTTTCAACCACAAAGGTGGTGTCGGTAAGACAACAATGACCTTCAATCTCGGTTGGATGTTGGCCGAGAAAGGAAAGAAGGTGATTATTGTTGACTGTGACCCGCAGTGTAATCTCACTGGTATGGTGCTTGGCTTCAAGAATGCTGAGGATTTTGCCGCAATGTATGGCTCAGATGCGGTAACGAATATCCGAGATGGGCTTGCCCCTGCTTTTGAATCGCGTCCTGCTCTCATTGAACCCGTGAACTGTGCTCCAATCAAGGGTCAATCGAATATGCACCTGTTACCAGGGCATATCGGTCTTGCGGAATACGAAGTCACTTTGGGCATTGCGCAGGAACTGTCTGGTTCACTGGTAACGCTCCAGAATTTGCCGGGATCTTTACACTATCTTTTCTCCAAAACTGCTGAAAGATATAATGCGGATTTTATCCTGATAGACATGAGCCCAAGTTTGGGCCCGATTAACCAAAACTTGTTGACAACGAGCGACTATTTCATTGTTCCTATGTTTCCTGACTACTTCTCGGCGATGGCAACGGAGAGTCTCGCTTCAATTTTACCGAAATGGGCAGCGTGGGCGCGGCAAGGTAAAAAGTTGTCTATCCTTCAAGAAGCGATTTATCCTTTCCCTGACAAACACCCCAAATTTCTGGGTACTATTATTCAGAACTTCCGAATTAAGAAGGGCGTTCCTGCCGCCGCCTTCCAACGGTGGATCGAAGAGATAAAGAAGGGTGTTCGAACCAAACTCCTACCTATGTTACGTGAAAACGATATGCTCCTGCCGGATGAATTGTATTGGCAGGCAAATCGAATTGGATCAGATACAATTCAGTTGGATCTTTTCTTTGAAGATACAGCAAGCCAACCACTTCTCCAGTTGTCAGACTTCAACACACTGATTGCCCTCTCCCAAGAACACAAAGCCCCAGTTTTTAATTTGACCGATAACCAACTTGGAAAAGAAGGGGTTGTGCTTGAAACCATGAGGAAATCTATGCACATGTTTCGAGTTTTATTTTCTGAAGGCGCGGACCGAATACTCACGCTTACCGAAGATGCTTAGCCCTATTGAACAATTTCACGAAAACATTACACGGGTGCAATCGCTCGGTGGATTGCATGACGCATTCGGTCAATTGACAACCCCTGCTGTAGATTTGACGGATCTTTTACGCGCACAGATTGTTATGATTGTCAGTGCCCTTGACCACTACATCCACGAAATTACGCGAGTTGGGATGTTAGAAGTTTACGATGGCACACGTTCACAGACAGACGCTTTTTTGCGCTTTCAGGTAACTATGGGTGGTGCCATAAAGGGAATTTCCAGATCAAGTGAAAACGAATGGCTTGATATAGAAATTCGACAGAAGCATGGTCACCAGGCTTTTCAGCACCCCGACAATATAGCTAACGCGGTTCGACTTTTTTCATCATGTGAATTGTGGAGATCCGTTGCCTCGGAACTTAACCTAACTGATCAAGACGTGAAGAATCGGCTTCGTGCTATAGTTAACCGGCGAAATCAAATCGTCCACGAAGCAGATTTAGATCCGAGTATATCAGGATATCTAAATCGTTGGCCTATTTCTTCTGCGGATGTGACAGGAACTTTGGATTTCATTCAGGATATTTGCGAAGCCATCCACACTGTTGTCAACTGACGGTGTAGGGTTCTCATCTATCAGTCTTTTGGGTTTCCATTTTTCAGGATTTCCGACGGGAGGGATAGGCGGCGGTTCGTCAAAACGTTCAATACCACCATTCCCATAAGCCATAAATATGAAATTCAGATACCAATGCGAAATTATTAGCGATGTGATTCCTGATTACAAATTGAGAGGCGGTCGATCTTTTTCCAGCTACTCCTTTTTCGTAAGGATAACATCCATAGAGGACAAACCTCAAGACTTTGAAACTGTAATAGCCTTCAGGATAGCAGCATGTGAAGGGTATAACAATGAAACCCGTAGTTATCCCTCTCACATAACAAAACCACTAGTAGTCGTTCAATGTTGAGTTTTTGGATATAGTCTTTTGAGTTTGATGCGTGCGTCTTTGGTTGTAAATCGCCAATCGACGCGGTTCGCCGTCTGATTGCGATACACCTGCCACGCCTCGACTTCTGCTCGAAGTGTCTCTACGTCAGGGATCCGACGGTTCAGACATTGCCTTGAGAGAACACTGAGTTCAATCTCTGCGATGTTCAACCAACTCCCATGTTTTGGGGTGTGGACGATCTCTAACCGTGAAGACAATCGCTGTGCCTCCTGAGCCTCAAACGCTTTGTAGAGAGAGGCGATTTTATGCGTATTGAGATTATCACAGACCAATGTCACCCGCACGGCATCGGGATAAACTTCATCTAAGAGGTGTCTAACCTCCGCTGCCGAATCGACAGCGGTGTGGCGCTCTCGGATCGAGACGCGTCGCCAGCCTTGAAAAGGCGCGGTAAACATGAAAGCAGAGGTCCGTGCCTCGGCGTTTATATTCGGAATCTATGCGTGCGATGCGTCCGGGTTTGCCAGACACAGGAGCCCGGAGGTGTTGGTGCAACACCACAGGGCGTTCATCCATGGCGACAACGGGACGCTTCGGGTCTTCAGGGCGTTGATATACCTCTAAGACCTGCTCCATTGCGACAACGAAGTCGGCATCTTCATCAGGAGGGATCACCCAATACTGCCTCCGGTGCGGGCGTAGTTCGTTTTTTTTAGCGTCTGTCGGACGGTTTCAATAGAGAGACTCTCAACGATTTCAAGTCCAACGAGCTCATCGGCAAGGAGTTGTAACGTCCAGCGTGCAAACCCTTTTGGCGGATCGCTACACGCCAAGGCGATCAACCGTGCCTCGCCTGAACCGTCAAGTTTTGGCGGGTGAGACGGGCGACTTTGGGGTTTCCGCTCCAAGGCAGCGAGTCTCTCGCCAGTGGCAAAACGTTTACGAACATTGTGGGCGGTTTGCTCATGGCACCCAAACGCCTCGGAGATTTTCGCATCCGTCCAACCGGGACCGTTGCGATCCGCCTTCAGCAAGATGTGGGCACGCATGAGTTTCAGTGCAGAATGCGCTCCCTTGCGAACTAACGTTTCTAAAGTCTGACGCTCTTCAGACGTCAGCTCAACTTTATATGTTTGTTTTCTCATCGTAGACCTCTCGGAGATGGGATGCAAATCATAGCAAGAATATATCATCGAACATCCAAAAAAGTCAACAACTTTATTACAAACTCAAAGTTGATGCACTACTAGAGCGTTTCCGGTGTCTCATCAGTTTTATTTTGAAGGCAGATTTTCAGACTCTCTCGGCACATGAAGGAGACGACGGGACGCGGTGTGTAGTAGCTCCCGGTGTCATGCCTACCGGTCACGAGCTCTTCAAACACCTTCCCGAGCATCTCCGGATCGACTGCTACCTCAATGTCCAGTGGCGTGGATTCGGTTACTGTGAAGTTGTATCGCTCAAAGAGTTTTAGGATTTCAGCAAATTTGTCGTTGGGAATATGGACATCATTGCGGGCATCATATTCCTGCATCTCAAAGAGTCCGTCGTTGAGAAACGGGACTTCTCCGCGGCGTTCGATCATCTCAGCGGATTCCTCAAGTAAATTCGTTACATTACCAAGACCGCGAAAGAATGCCCAAAAGAGCCGGTCGTTGAGGAAACTTTCATCGGTTTGGGAAGCTTCTGTGGCATCAAAAAGTGCGCGTAGGTAATCGCGGTCGCCGTTGTAGGTGAGCCATCCCTTCTTTTCAATGAAACGGAGGAACATCAACCGGTTGAAGAGGCGTTGGGTATAGAGCCGTCGTTTTTCCGTCTCACCTTCAGGAATACCTTCGACAGCGTTCTCCACTTGTGTAAAGACGCGTTGGTAGTCAGCAAAGAATTTATCGGTAACGGTTTCTACATCAAACGCCTTTTGCCACTCTTGAAGCCATAGCTGATCTGTTGAAAAACCACCACTCGGAAAAGCAAGTGCGGGGAGATTACATTCACAGAGCGTGCGGATGTGGGTATCTCCCTGTTCCCAAGAGAAGATGGATAGCACGGCACGTCGCCAGTTTTGGGTAGTGGCGGCGAAGTGTGCAAAAGCGAAACGTTGAAAGTCGGTTGTGGTGCAGATAAAGAGGAGATGGTCGTGTCTCCACGCGGGGAGGCTTGCGTCTCGATCGTGCCTTTCTACAAGACCGCGGAGGACACGGCGGAGCGCGGTACGATAGACCGATTCGCTGTCGAACTGGAGGAAAAAGATTCCCCAGGGTTGTGTGCTGTCCGAAAAATCAAATTCCAATTGGTTGGTTGGGAACGGTGGGAGCTGCTGGCAGTCAACGACCAATTCTTCGGTCGGTTCATCGAGGTCAAGGTCTTCGGGGGACCAAGGGAAAGCAATGTCTTCAAGTTCAACGTCTTCCGGAATGTGCCAACCGAGTTTCTCGCGTAAAAAGTCTAAGAGGGTGTCAAAGTTGTCAATATTGTGAATGTCGTCTGGTGTTATGTCGGGCACTCGGTTTTCCCCACAGTATGTTCACATTCAAAAGCGTTCATTGTTGTGCTTCGCCCATTGTGTGTTGCTCGCGAGGTTTTGAATCTCGTTAGCAAAGTGTTTCAATTAATTAACGCAAGTTGCCACCTATTATAGACATAGCGCTCCGCATGAGGATTAACAAATAAATTGGATAATCTTGAGCTACACGACGTGCGATGAATCGCAGGAAACGGGCGAGGCGACCTCGCTCCTACGAACAGCTCCGCTTGTCGTCAAAGCGTTAAAAGGTCTACTGCAAAGGTCAATTTCCAAATCAGGCTGGATGTGATTCAGCCGTTTGCTCTGAACCTGTCTGCAGGGTTTCGTCTGCGGTTGTTAATTCTGTGTCTGGGATGTCAGCACTATGATCCTCTATCGTTAGCGGTTGAATCGAGAGCCTCCATCCGAGTGCCTTGAGAATAGCACTAAGGGTGCCAAGTTGCAGTGGATCTTGGCTGCATAGGAATTTTGAGAGGGCTTCTGGGGCGATGCCAGTTTGCTTGGCAATTTTGGCAGTTCCACCTTGTGCTTCCACGACATTCCGGATACCCTTCAGAAAGAACGAAGTATCGCCTATAAGTTTTACCGCTACCGACACCGTCACAGATAAGCGCGCCATTCCATGTGTCCGCTATCTGGAGCGCGGCGTGGTAACCATCTTTCTGATACTGCGAAAGCGTCTGGTAAATTACCGATTCATTCCTTACGGGGCTAAAGAGAAACAGAAAATATGATGCTATAAACATGCCGCCCTTACAGGGCTGACTTTC is a window encoding:
- a CDS encoding tetratricopeptide repeat protein, with translation MKRKKDALLKQIAEKGRKSTVFFLTGRFDEQSLKFRREHTGVVVYIETGTGFFVESDKIVTTLEVLAGAIAVVAIPGERFTKAVANKAIQLIYEGAEGQITEGTVLNIEGVTAFDAKNNLVLLKVAETGAPLPLENSDNVQIGEKVYTLGYQDDFRYKGTAGTLESRYKDDKWMQIKTGFSSGNGGAPLLNSESEVVGVAAYGTGSVSGGDSVTIATAISSNVLKELLAHSGEVIPLDRFQKHSRVHAYALEARATDKAELYDNSGAIKNYNAALKLNPDLVEIYSRRGIVKTRIGDMRGALRDFDKMLRINPAHIFAYNNRASAKVHLEDAQGALDDIHTAIALDPEYVLAYVNLGGINFQMAITKTEAEDFVEAAQYFQEAIAAYTKALRLDRKNSVARQHLRDAKRRLLLLKILAG
- a CDS encoding AAA family ATPase encodes the protein MAKQIALFNHKGGVGKTTMTFNLGWMLAEKGKKVIIVDCDPQCNLTGMVLGFKNAEDFAAMYGSDAVTNIRDGLAPAFESRPALIEPVNCAPIKGQSNMHLLPGHIGLAEYEVTLGIAQELSGSLVTLQNLPGSLHYLFSKTAERYNADFILIDMSPSLGPINQNLLTTSDYFIVPMFPDYFSAMATESLASILPKWAAWARQGKKLSILQEAIYPFPDKHPKFLGTIIQNFRIKKGVPAAAFQRWIEEIKKGVRTKLLPMLRENDMLLPDELYWQANRIGSDTIQLDLFFEDTASQPLLQLSDFNTLIALSQEHKAPVFNLTDNQLGKEGVVLETMRKSMHMFRVLFSEGADRILTLTEDA